Genomic window (Phragmites australis chromosome 5, lpPhrAust1.1, whole genome shotgun sequence):
GTGTCATATAATCCTTGACGAAGTATGGCCAGATTTTCTGCGGGAGACAGAGAGGATCCAAAAAAGTTAGGTAGACGAGGACAAAGACGAGAAGAGCAAGCGACCTCATTAGTAAAACAACAGAGATGGAAGAATGAAGCAAGCACTTTCACGGCAACAGGATCACACCGTGATGCCCCAGCCTGGCCGGAAGAGTCTAACCCCATCGTAAGTGAAATTTGGCAAGCCAGAGGGCGTCCTCAAACAGCAACAGGATCACACCGTGATGCCCCAACCTGGCCGCTGCGAACACACAGGTAATTGTAGTTTCTTCTTCCGGTGTGAGTGGGATTGAGATAGGAGGATCCGATGATGGCGGGGGGCCGGCGGCTCACCGATAGCGGCGACCGATGTCTCGGGAGCTGGAGGAGCCCGCGTCTTCTCCCCCATCCAAGCCGAGGCGAAGCGGTGAGAAAATGCAACGGTCTCGTTGTATTCCAAGGAACTACGTTTGGGACCCGTATCTGGGCTCAATGCTTTGGGGTAACTTGCACTAGTTTCAAAGGCCGATGAtatatctatataatataaaatataagttaATTCTCAtattatctaataaaaattattaaaatttaaataatttatctacttttACTATTCAACCTCAACCTTCAGTTTTCCTAATTATTATCGACTACAGATATAGgatctattttactaataaaaataaataaataaaaattaagataaaaaattAACTGATGATCtttatttttactatttaaaatcaaactacgatatcACTCCTGATGTATTCATTCAACAACGCTCACATAACACATCCATATCTTTATATTTAAGATTATACTTAATATTACCtatccaatatttatattttcattacaATGCAAGAGCAACCTAGTATAATAATTTCAGATCACTAATCCTGCACCACGGAGAAATAGATGAAGCATAATGGCGTTTGCATTTCAAtggtgaaaaagaaattgcGTTAATTCAGAAAAGCGCCGATGAACAAATCAAGTACAAGCTCAGGGAAATTGTCTACACACAAGACTAGTTCCAGCGACACACAGAGCTCTTCTGACTGAATCCTTTGGAAAATTTCAGCTGTGCAGTTTAGTACGTTGTACTTGTCCATGAATTCACTTTCCGACAATACACCGACACATTTTAGCACACGAAACCCTTGGTTTGTCATCACCCACAAAGAAATTTTTGTACAACATACATTTTCTATGCACACTTTGACGACAAGAAAATAACTTAACAACCATGATCAACCAAAGAATCGATCAGCGAGGATGTAACCTCTTGATGAAATTGCATCCCTGCGGTGTTGTACATGTATTTTGTGACCTCTCCCAGCCGTCGAGTACACTCCAGTTACTATCACCAGCAGGGTTGCAGTCTTTTCTTGGTCGGCTCCAGAACTATTCCCTGAAGGTCCAGTAAGAAAATCTTGACTACGCAgttctccatgttgcaatgtgACCTCTACTGTTTGTCCAGGAGAAATTATACCAACAGCTGGGGAAACCTGTGGTGAATGCGTGTCCTTTCAGTTCTCGAAACATTAAACTCATGATATAGAATAAACATTAACAAGTTAATCAATTTTATAGTATTTGAGTATTGATGATCATTTGATTCATAAAACATGTTAGATATGTAACTGAAATCCTAGATATTACTAACAAGACTGCAGGCTGCAGACTGACGTTCATTTGCTTAATCCATCCACCATCTTGGTTGAACACAGATAATTTTGACTGAAGAAACCAGTTCCTACACTTTCCATTGCTCTGAAGTTATGTGTCTACctaaataggaaaaactcatttgTGCAAAGGTCATGTCCCAGGCTACAGCTAGACTATGTTATATGAAGTACCGCAGAGCATAATAAGGATGGTAAAGACAAAGCAGTAACCTACCTTCAGCCAAGAAGGGAAACCAGGAAAATGTGTGGCAGAGGAGTTTGACGTTTGACCAATGATCTCAAAACGAGCCAACTCTTTTGTACTTCTATTTTGTAGTTTCAGAACAGAAGGATTTTGATCTTGCAGGATGATGTCATTAGTACTGATATTTGCTTCAGGGAAAGACTCCAAGCCCTGAAACGAGTACAGCAATTTCTTGTTTGAACTCATTATCTCCCCATATTTCTGTCTCATTGTTTGCTTGTTAACATGAGCAATATCAAAATTAAACACACATTTTACAGGTTTGTGATCACTGTCGGTTGCTTCCATGCAAGAGTCATACCTACAAAAATTGAATAACAGGGCATTGTAAGATAATTAATAGCATGTATATACTGTCACATAATCAAACTGCAATCAGCTTACAGTGATATGGAGCAAACCACAGGACACTCCAAAGAACACTCGATCTCTGAACTAGCTCGGCTGTCTCGATATAAAATTCTGTCACACCAGGCTGGAATGCGCCTCTTCTCACTACAATCATACCCTAAAGACAAATAAAGTGAACATCTTTAAAACAAGTGCTTCAGGAGACCATAGGAATAGTATCAACTCGTTTGCATGTAGGGACTCCCTACTTACAAATTATTGCATTGGCTAGTTTGCGATAATGTAACTAATCCAACAGAGTAACAATGCATTAAACAGATAATTTTATACCCGATAAGCCTGCTGTGTGTTTCTCAAATTTGTAAGTAGGGGGGAACTTGAATTTCCCTTCACGTAACCCCTGGAAGACTCTCCCAGATCTCATTTCTGCTCGTAGCTGGTCATTCTCTATCAGCCAGTCAAAGCATCTCCGGGAAACCAAACCCATTGCCTCATCATAAGAAATACCATAAAGCCGGTAATTAAAGTCACCAAGAAACACAACCATGTCTGTATCTGATAGCTCGGGCAGTCTTGATCCCTGTCATAGCAACATGTTGGCCTGTTTATGATCTCATAATATGGATCCAGCAATAACTTTATCCACTGACAAAATAAATGATGGACTAACAGCATACATTTGGTCCACGAAGAAGCTGAGCAGCAGAACCAGAAACTGTAACAGTAAAACAAGTTTAGTGTATGTAACAGAAAGCTTTCACTTCCATGAGATAATTGCTGACTGTGATTAGCCAAAGTTCGAGTAAAATTTGCATGTCAATGAATAAGTATGGAAAAGTTAATGAGAAGATTGGACAACTACCTGATGTTGTCAAAAATCCACTGGAAGGGGTAGAAAATGTCATTGAACTAAAGACATGATCAAAGTCTTCATTCCGTCTGCTCACAGCTTCCATATGTGCAGCAAAATGACAATTTATGAAGCAAATGCTTCTATCATATATCCTCATTCTCAATCCTACTGCTCCCTGAAATAGTCAGATACGTTAAAGAAATAGTAAACTAAGGCAACCCAGTTACCACTGTTGTAATGCTGACAAGAATTATTTTCTTCCCCTCCTTTTGACTAGTCATATAATGGATGTCAAGAAATGTTAAGGCATCCTCAACTCATGCCAATATACTTTTTCACCCATGGAAATAGAAACATAAAATGTTTATAAAACTTCATTATTTTCAATCAGGCAAACTATCATAAACAAGATGCGCGAACATATAGCTGGACAGGATCTTATTCTTGTTACGAGATTAATCACTACATATCGATATTGCTCaaagttttttaattttaaagcATGTATCCTTTCCATGATAATGAAAATAGGCCTATTTTGTCAGAAAATAACATTTGATACTGTACACATTCTCATATTGTGCATGTTAGTGCTAAGAGGCATTGATGACAATACACATTTACAAGAAGTCATCACGTCCCTAGGTTACAATCAACACTGTCAATAATTCCTTGatcatatattcatattatCTACCAATGATTTCATTAGATTCAACACAGTGCAACATATTAACCTGAGGCCCTTTACCACGTAGAAATAGTGCAATGATAATCAATCAATCTCTCTGGTTCGTTAGATGAAAACATCTTTCTGGAGTCATAACAGCAAAATCTTACTGGAATTAATAAAGAATCCCATATCTAACAAAAAATTCTGCTGTGCAGCTTGGCTCAGCCCAACAATCGCAAATATCTTGAAATATTCAAACTTTCAAAAGTTTCAGATGTTCCTACTGTTGAGAAACAAGTAAACAAACATTGTTCAACATGGGCATACGTGAAAGAGGATCCTATTAGCATGTTGTTTCTTAGACCTCATATTTCAGCACCCAATAAATGAAGCATCAGATCATATAGCACTAGCTGCTACACAAAAATAACATTACCCACATATATCACACATGTTTACTTATCACACAGTGGTTCCCAAGCTCATTGATACCTTTCCTCTAGGATAAAGTTTTGTGATTGCACAGGAAAGGAGTATGGGCATATAGGAAGCAGCATAGATCTTTTGATACTTCAGCAAAATACTGATGAAGAACAAAAGGTCAATGACGGTTGAAAATCAAAATGGTTAGCTGAATATATACTAGATTGCCAtagtttgttaaaaaaaaatcctaggtTATcttatataaacataaaaagGGGACAATCAACAAGATAACAAGAGCACCTTGTTGCCAATTGCTCTCCCTAAACCACATGCTACTGCAGCATTGTCAATATCTCCAATAAACTGCTTAAGATTTATTTTGACCCTGAGGAAAGAAGAAACTGAATAAATTCCACAAAAACAGAAGGTAGATTAAAGCAATGAAAAAAGGATTAGTCCTAAACAGATTACCATATAGCAATGAGTAATCCAGCCATCTGTCTTGAACCAACACGCACAAAAGAGTGATCCTTTAAGATCTGTCCAATTACATCCAACCACCACTCACCATTTGGACTTCCCTCTAGACCTACCTAAAGGCAGTGGAAATTATATAAGGAAATTAGGATCACAAATGGTAAAAAATGGTAGGTCAATTTTCGAAgcgtatatttcttcaaaatttcAACAGGTATGAACTCTAAACAGGTAATAAACAAAATTCCTCTTTGCAATGGTCATGCGTCATAGAGCATTTGTTGAACTCTACAGACAACTGAAAATGTAGCTGTAagtccaaacaatatttttacCCAGGATAAGAAGATTGAGAAATGAGGCAACGTTATGCATAATCAAAATGAATCTTTAACCAACTAGTTGGTGAGTAGAACATGTTTCACAATGTTTTTGATTGGTTTAAGTTTGTATGATTTGGACTGGCCCACTGTATAAGATGATTAGCAGCAATAACAATTACGTAATAACTAATAAAAACCTAAAATTTAGAATGTTGCATATATACCGTTTCTTTAGCTGCAGACATTGCAAGAAAACCAGCACCCATCTCCACCTCCTGCAATCCAATTACTACTACGCCAACCTCTGGTGTTGGCAGTCTTAGCCAAGCTCTTAGCGAATCATGAGATGCTTTTTCTTGCCCAACATTCCAAGAACCCACTAATACTTTCATATATTCAAATTTTTTGTATGATGGCTCTTTCTCAATTAACTCTGAATGCAAAATGTTATCGATAGGCCCTGGGGACGACAAGTTCCATCCACGGATTCCCCCATGACCAGCCAATGTAAAGATATATGACCCTCCAACAGCCATACTCAGAATTGGACTACTATGTGCAATCCATCCTCCTAACAAGTTGCCTTCCAGGTTCAACAGGTGGATGCTGCCATCCATGTAACCAACCCATAATCTAGTTCCAAAGTTGCAAATACATTGGACAGAAGATGAATGATGCTGGAACTCTTGCAAACGATTACCATTGCCATCCCATCGGGCAAGAGAGCCATTTGCAGATCCTGTCCAGATCATCCCATCCGTCGACATTGTGAATGCTTCTGTTCTTTGAGTGTCATCTCCAAAACCTGCTTTAACAGCAACTCTCCGGACTGCGTCAGCTGCTCCCAACAAAGCATTCCGTGATCTCTGCAAAAAACCAACAGGACTGCGAGCTTTCTCTTTCTTTGGAGCGGAGAATAggtttagctttgtttcataACTATGTGGATCCTGACCAGATAAGATGTCAAAACGAGTATCAACTTGGCCATCAACATTTAACACTTTTAGAAGATCCTTGGTGCGAGAATCCCTGCATGGCAAAGTTTTGTAAGAACATAACATGAATATATAAATAGCTCAGCCAAATGCAACAATAACAGATAAATGAACACATGAAGTGTACCAGAGTGCAAATGAGAGGTAACCAGCACTCCATACTTTTGATCTAGAATTGTCAGACAATAGAAGTTTTACATCTACGGCAGGCAAGGGACAGGCCCCTCCATCACTGACCATGGCCCTAAGGTCAATGGATGATCTTTCAACTAAAAAGGAGGTCTTACGCTTTTCTTCTCTTTGTAAAACGAGTGACTTCTCAATAGCTTCTCCATACCATACTTTGATTACTCCCCCTTCAGATCCAGACCACAAATCACCTATAATGCACGCAACAAACATCAGTGTTGCATGACTGCATACAGTTTGTTTGAAGAGATAAGTTCAGCAGCTGAAAATAGTGCTCCCCCAGTTCCATAACTCCATAATATTTGTCTGGGTACAATATATGCACAGACCAATCAAGCACGAAACCTATGTAATAATCAGTAGAATCAGAGCACTCCCAcccaaataaataatatatttcaaCCATTCAACATCTTTCACATCATTAATAGCAGTAGCAAGGGTTGAGGATGAAAACACGAAAAGCAAACAACTCTACTCAAGATTACCTCAATGGACATATTGTCATGTTCCAGGGCAACACAAATGGTATGAGTGAAATGTGGATGGTTTCATCCCTGGTCCTCGATTATGAGGTGGTGTACtgtcatggtggtggtgcaggTGTTTGGCAATAAGTggcataaatggaaaggcataAGAAGGGGATtgggactttgaaaagagaggaagagggagaatGAGAAACTTCTTGCTTGCTTTACTACATACACCATATCAAATAGAAAGAACCTAACTATTGAAGTAAAGTAAATTGTCCGTCTTTCCTCACGAGCTTAGGCTTTTGTGTGAATTGATCGGTGCATGGTAACTCAATATGGTATCAAAGCCAGAGATCTCAAGTTCAAGTCCAGGCCGGCAcgatttaataaaaaaacttgcTACCCACTCCTATTCCTTGTTTGCGGCCTGACGGAGCCTGCACGTGAGGGGGTGTTGAAGTATACGTGAATTGTCCGTCTTGCACTGGTCAGTGCATGCAACTCAATATAGTATCAAAGCTAGAGGTCTTAAGTTCGAGTCTTGGTTAGCGCAATTTAATAAGATAAATTACTGTCTGCTCCTATTCCATGTCTGAGGCCTAAGAGAGCCTCCACGTGAGGGGgagtgttgaagtataagtTAATTGTCTATCCTTATCTAATCCCTAACTCGAAGGAAGCAATCTCTAACTTAAAAGGAAACAAACTAATTAGGGTTGAGGTTCTGCCACACCAGGGCAGATATGAACCAGGGAATTGTAGCTCCTACTAACCCACAAGCACTCATATGTGCGACATAAATGTTGTGAAATAAAAACTTCCAATGAAATGGACAAATATTGTGAAATATAGGGGGATTAAATATGAAGGGAAATTGTGAAATGCAAGGAATAAGTTATCCTCTTTAAGATAGGGAATTTGTCAAATGAGCTTATGGGAAATTGAGATCTAGCTTTAAAACAGGACAATGAGAACTGGCAACATTAGCAAATTAGCAATTGCATTAAATCTAGAAGGCTCGCAGCCTCACATCAAAACTGAAAGTCACCAACGATTTTCAAAATACCCCTGAATAATCCCACTTTATGCTCATACTTTCAAAGTACCCATAGCACGCCACAGTGGCGCCAACATGTTGCCAATAGCTTACCACCAGTACATCAAGAAGGGGGAGGTGCTCATCAAAGTTAGGGAGGTGCTCATCAACGTCAGGGAGGAGCTAGCAATGAGGTTGAATGAGTAGCAATGGAAGGGACAGAATGGTTATTGTCAATATTTGGTGCcgagggagaagaagaactAGGAAGGAAGAGGGTTCACATCAGTTACATGAGGGGAACTGCGAAAAAAACTAAGGGGAGGAGTGTGATGGAAGGCATTTCGTGGTTCTCAAGAAAAATCTTTCTCCCAAAATGTTGAAAACTGAGAATAAGCAACCCAAGGAAGCAGATGAATGATAAAAGAAACAACCTTACAGGGAGAACTTATGGTGGCATTAAACTGTGCCAAGAAAGTTGGGTGCCATCAGTGTTCCTAAGGCGGTAAGACGAGGTGTGGCGATCCACACCCTTCCCAACACCTAGGCGCTCATGAGGCGAGGCAAGGTGATGCCATTCCAGCATAAGAAACAGCAAGACAGCACCAGGGAGGAggggggaaaaagaaaaaggagaaaagggaaaaggagaagagaaggCAGTTGGCCCAGCCAGCCCATAAGTGCTTCCCCTCTCGTAGATATCTTTCCCAGGTCGATGCAGCGCCACTCCCAAGCTCACTGCACGCTGCCACGCTCTCCGCTTCTCTCTCGCAGCGCCACTTCCCTTGCTCACCTCCCCATCTATCTCTCCGTCGCGCCGTCAACCCCCAACCCCTCCTCCCTCTAGCTCCCCTGCCCCTCACTGTGCTGCCCCCTCATACCAACTGCCTCCGTCGGCCCCTTCCAGATCGGCCGCCGCTGCAGCTGACCGGAGGGAGTGCTGCGCCGGCCATTGGCACCGGAGCCGATGGGGATGGGGAAAGTGGCGGCTGCTTGGCCTTCTGGCCAGTTTCCCTCTCGTTCTTCctctgttctctctctctcccctctcatTGACTATGGGCGACGCCTAGGCCTCCCCGAGCGCCTTGTCGCCTAGGTGACGCCTTAAAAACTATGGGTGGCATGTTTCTGAGGTGGATACCTTTTAGTACCATACTGCCATAGAACCACTTTTTTCCTTAATTAAAAAGGTAGACACCACACCACAACCACGTGGAGAGGTCCAGACATGACTTGTTCTTAAATACAGAATTACAGATAATTGATTTCTTGTTGCATTGCTCTGATTGAATTCTAAATAACATAGCAGCTCAATATACTTACTGAACCAACCAGCGATAGGGACCATAAGCATGATCTTCTAGAAAATAAAGCATTTCATGGTCATTTTTTACTTGATGACTTACATATTTTTGTTGGTAGTTAGTACATATTTGTAAGTTCAACTGTCTTGTACAAATACACTCCACAGAATCAAGAAGTAAATAAAGTACATATATTTAGCTTCTTGGCTGCAGAGATAAAAGGTCACAAGGCAAAGCAACAAGAAATTTCATTAAGCCAACCATATTTCATTAAGCCAACCATGGTCATCACACTAGTAAGATCAAGGAACAATAACAATATGGTATTAAAGACCAGAACGTAGACATAACAGAATGGCTGCAACTGCTTGTAAGCACAAACACAAGAATAGTCTGGAGAGAGCTCTTTGGGTGGAATGTAGAATAAGAGAGGAAAAAGTACAGTGGCGCCGTCTTGGTTAGTATCTCGACACCTCCACTAAAGAAGAGTTTTCCAGTCCTTAGGTTATGTCCTCCTTCCGTTAAGGAAACGAAGGTCATCCCAAAATTTGTCACCAATGAAAATCCCAACGTTGCAATAAAAATTGTACACGATTATCCAACAGTCACGATAATTAGTGCTACATTGTATCCCAATAGTGCAAAACCCACAGTGATGGCCACAAAATGGAGCCAAGGAGAATTAGTGAATTACCGTAGGCAGAGACAGCCAATGCGAACACCGGCCCACGGTGTGCTTCCCATACGAGGCACTCCCCTGCCTCGGGTCCTTGATCCGCGTTCCAACCCACGATCCGCCCGTCCGCGTGGCCGCTCCACACCACGCCGCGGCCAGGATCCGCTGCAAGGCAGAGCGCGGGCGGCGTCCTGCGCGACTCCGTGAACGGTG
Coding sequences:
- the LOC133918948 gene encoding type II inositol polyphosphate 5-phosphatase 15-like isoform X1 translates to MADPGDTTNPFASPSPAAAAVTSPWDDLPDDFFLSASISSAATPTPTRTPPPPIPSTSPRAAAPGPHRSASTPTPTPSASASFSDPRNRAPPAVQHPPPHLHPSHSLPVFNAATLSAAAATDIWPPPPGPHHSGSLPEFAAAPTSLAHRPPSRSAVRADRPPPLELRPRPPRESQAGAALRALACYCDAPWFGAGAGARLWAAGEAGVRAWDLADAFRSPASRQRWGDEAASPFTESRRTPPALCLAADPGRGVVWSGHADGRIVGWNADQGPEAGECLVWEAHRGPVFALAVSAYGDLWSGSEGGVIKVWYGEAIEKSLVLQREEKRKTSFLVERSSIDLRAMVSDGGACPLPAVDVKLLLSDNSRSKVWSAGYLSFALWDSRTKDLLKVLNVDGQVDTRFDILSGQDPHSYETKLNLFSAPKKEKARSPVGFLQRSRNALLGAADAVRRVAVKAGFGDDTQRTEAFTMSTDGMIWTGSANGSLARWDGNGNRLQEFQHHSSSVQCICNFGTRLWVGYMDGSIHLLNLEGNLLGGWIAHSSPILSMAVGGSYIFTLAGHGGIRGWNLSSPGPIDNILHSELIEKEPSYKKFEYMKVLVGSWNVGQEKASHDSLRAWLRLPTPEVGVVVIGLQEVEMGAGFLAMSAAKETVGLEGSPNGEWWLDVIGQILKDHSFVRVGSRQMAGLLIAIWVKINLKQFIGDIDNAAVACGLGRAIGNKGAVGLRMRIYDRSICFINCHFAAHMEAVSRRNEDFDHVFSSMTFSTPSSGFLTTSVSGSAAQLLRGPNGSRLPELSDTDMVVFLGDFNYRLYGISYDEAMGLVSRRCFDWLIENDQLRAEMRSGRVFQGLREGKFKFPPTYKFEKHTAGLSGYDCSEKRRIPAWCDRILYRDSRASSEIECSLECPVVCSISLYDSCMEATDSDHKPVKCVFNFDIAHVNKQTMRQKYGEIMSSNKKLLYSFQGLESFPEANISTNDIILQDQNPSVLKLQNRSTKELARFEIIGQTSNSSATHFPGFPSWLKVSPAVGIISPGQTVEVTLQHGELRSQDFLTGPSGNSSGADQEKTATLLVIVTGVYSTAGRGHKIHVQHRRDAISSRGYILADRFFG
- the LOC133918948 gene encoding type II inositol polyphosphate 5-phosphatase 15-like isoform X2, which gives rise to MADPGDTTNPFASPSPAAAAVTSPWDDLPDDFFLSASISSAATPTPTRTPPPPIPSTSPRAAAPGPHRSASTPTPTPSASASFSDPRNRAPPAVQHPPPHLHPSHSLPVFNAATLSAAAATDIWPPPPGPHHSGSLPEFAAAPTSLAHRPPSRSAVRADRPPPLELRPRPPRESQAGAALRALACYCDAPWFGAGAGARLWAAGEAGVRAWDLADAFRSPASRQRWGDEAASPFTESRRTPPALCLAADPGRGVVWSGHADGRIVGWNADQGPEAGECLVWEAHRGPVFALAVSAYGDLWSGSEGGVIKVWYGEAIEKSLVLQREEKRKTSFLVERSSIDLRAMVSDGGACPLPAVDVKLLLSDNSRSKVWSAGYLSFALWDSRTKDLLKVLNVDGQVDTRFDILSGQDPHSYETKLNLFSAPKKEKARSPVGFLQRSRNALLGAADAVRRVAVKAGFGDDTQRTEAFTMSTDGMIWTGSANGSLARWDGNGNRLQEFQHHSSSVQCICNFGTRLWVGYMDGSIHLLNLEGNLLGGWIAHSSPILSMAVGGSYIFTLAGHGGIRGWNLSSPGPIDNILHSELIEKEPSYKKFEYMKVLVGSWNVGQEKASHDSLRAWLRLPTPEVGVVVIGLQEVEMGAGFLAMSAAKETVGLEGSPNGEWWLDVIGQILKDHSFVRVGSRQMAGLLIAIWVKINLKQFIGDIDNAAVACGLGRAIGNKGAVGLRMRIYDRSICFINCHFAAHMEAVSRRNEDFDHVFSSMTFSTPSSGFLTTSVSGSAAQLLRGPNGSRLPELSDTDMVVFLGDFNYRLYGISYDEAMGLVSRRCFDWLIENDQLRAEMRSGRVFQGLREGKFKFPPTYKFEKHTAGLSGYDCSEKRRIPAWCDRILYRDSRASSEIECSLECPVVCSISLYDSCMEATDSDHKPVKWLGVFP